CCCATTGCACCATTGTGACCAGGAACGCAACCTTTTACAACTACGATGCTATTTTGAGCGTCAAAGCTTATTAGCTCGTTTTTAACAGTAACTTTCTCATTGCCCATGTGTCCTGCCATTTTCATACCTGGTTGAACACGACCTGGCCATTCGCAGTTACCAATTGAACCGTGGCGTCTGTGGAAACGTGAGCCATGGCTTTTTGGACCACCACCAAAACCATGTCTTTTTACCACGCCTTGGTAGCCTCTACCTTTTGAGTTAAAGCTAACTTTTAAAATTTTAGCCTCGTTTAATGGTGTAAAGTCTAGGTTTCCAACTTCGCTATTAGCTACTTCAAGCGTAGCAAATTTGTTAAATTCTGCAGTCAGATTGTATTTCTTTTGCTGACCAGCGATAGCTTTGTTGTTTGCTTTAGTGTGGGCATACGCTACGATAGCACGTTTGTTTTCGTCGATCTCACATACTTTAGCCTCAACTAGCTTAAGTAGTGTAACTGGCGTACTCTTCGTGGCAATCGTTCTACTCATGCCTATTTTTTCTACAATATATTCCATACTCTTATCCTTTTGTCCGCTTATTTCATCGCACGAACTTCGACATTAACTTCTGGAGCTAGGTCGAGTTTTGTTAGGCTATCTACAGTTTCTGGAGTAGCAGCTACGATGTCAAGCATACGAGCGTGTATTCTCATCTCAAACTGCTCACGTGAGTCTTTGTTGATGTGTGGAGATTTTAAGACTGTATAGCGTTTGATCTTTGTAGGCATTGGTACCGGGCCACGAACGTCGGCACCTGTTCGTTTGACAGCTTCTACGATTGCTGCAACAGTGCGGTCTAGAACTCTATGGTCGTAAGCTTTTAGCTTTAACCTGATTCTTTCCATGTGTTTTCCTTTAAAAAGAACTTGTCGCAAACTCGCGACCTCTTTACATCAAAATAACTCGCATAGGATCAAGCGATCGTACGAGCAAAGACGCTTGTCTTTTCGTAAAGAGAACGCGATTTTACAAAAAAGCTATTATAGTTGTCAAGAAAAACGTCATTTTTTGATGAATTTTGATTAATTATTTCCTTTTAATCAGGAAAATATAAAATTTAAAAAGATAAGATTCCAAGAAATTAAAATTTTAAAGAGAAAAGATGCCGATCTTTAATTCAAAATTCTTATTAACTCAAGAACAAGATGAGGAAAAGCTTAAAAAGCGTTATGCAAATTTGCAAATGTATCAGGCAAAAGCTAGTGACATTAAGAGCTTCAAAGAAGAAAAATTTCAAACGCAGTTTCTAAAATATATCTTTGAAGACTGCCTTGGCTACACTTTAGACACTACTAATCCTACAAATTTCAATCTTGAACGCGAGAAAAAGAACGAAACTGACGGCAAAAAAGCAGATGGGGCGATACTGATAAATGGCGAAGTTAGATGCGTGATCGAGCTAAAAGATCAGACTACACAGCATCTTGATAAAACTCCATCCAACCGCGAGCTTAGCCCGGTAGATCAAGCTTTTCGCTATTTTATCTCACATGAAAATGCCAAATATGTCGTTGTTTCAAATTTTAACGAACTGCGCTTTTACATCGGCAATAAAACAACATTTGAAAAATTTGACCTTTTTACAGCAAGCTTTGAGGAGTTTAAGAAACTTCATTTACTGCTTAGCTTTGAGAGCATTAGCACGGATCTACCGCTAAAGCTAAAAGAGAAATTTACCACTCACGAGCGCGAAATTTCAAATAAATTTTATAAAGACTTTAGCGCATTTAGACTCACTCTTTTTAAAAATATTTGCAAAAACAATACTAGCATTGATAAAAATAGGCTTTTAAGCCTAACTCAAAAACTATGTGATAGGTTTGTCTTTATACTATTTGCCGAAGACCGCGGACTACTAAGACTTCGCACGATAGCCGAGATAAAAGATAAATTTCAAAACCAAGTTACTGAGCTTAGTTTTTATGACTTTTACAAAATTTACTTTAAAGCCATTGATGAAGGCAGTGAACGTCTTGATATCAAACGCTACAATGGCGGACTTTT
The nucleotide sequence above comes from Campylobacter concisus. Encoded proteins:
- the rpsJ gene encoding 30S ribosomal protein S10; the protein is MERIRLKLKAYDHRVLDRTVAAIVEAVKRTGADVRGPVPMPTKIKRYTVLKSPHINKDSREQFEMRIHARMLDIVAATPETVDSLTKLDLAPEVNVEVRAMK
- the rplC gene encoding 50S ribosomal protein L3, which encodes MEYIVEKIGMSRTIATKSTPVTLLKLVEAKVCEIDENKRAIVAYAHTKANNKAIAGQQKKYNLTAEFNKFATLEVANSEVGNLDFTPLNEAKILKVSFNSKGRGYQGVVKRHGFGGGPKSHGSRFHRRHGSIGNCEWPGRVQPGMKMAGHMGNEKVTVKNELISFDAQNSIVVVKGCVPGHNGAMGKIRIVK